A genomic window from Ciona intestinalis chromosome 8, KH, whole genome shotgun sequence includes:
- the LOC100185090 gene encoding uncharacterized protein LOC100185090 encodes MRSCRRCIRDCDVDGDDVSVGFVGIEFGMFRMWPFGLLGMEGNDTEHGVSGVFPELVESMFGPSSFNEEDHDDDTYDDDTNNDVSDDDDDDSNNMNPGGMRPMGGGPGGPTSGRGGFSSGGLGGALSPAMRQCMQGCATNNACLTRSQAWSAIRSTTTGCISCVRQQCGTTQPQQMNEISSCVISARINCPSCPRPSTVEQMQMQQCRTCLVNCVRSSSGLASAGLDTFRKSG; translated from the exons ATGAGAAGTTGTAGAAGATGCATTCGCGACTGCGATGTTGAtg GTGATGATGTTTCTGTTGGATTCGTTGGCATCGAGTTTGGAATGTTTAGAATGTGGCCTTTCGGATTACTGGGTATGGAAGGTAACGATACCGAACATGGGGTGTCTGGTGTGTTTCCTGAACTAGTTGAATCGATGTTCGGACCATCAAGTTTTAATGAAGAAGACCACGATGACGACACCTATGATGACGACACTAATAATGACGTCAGCGATGATGACGACGATGACTCCAACAACATGAACCCGGGAGGAATGAGACCAATGGGTGGGGGACCGGGAGGCCCAACATCCGGAAGAGGAGGATTTAGTTCTGGTGGACTTGGAG GAGCCTTGTCACCAGCTATGAGACAATGTATGCAAGGATGCGCAACTAACAACGCGTGTCTTACAAGATCTCAAGCTTGGTCCGCAATAAGAAGCACAACGACAGGGTGTATTTCCTGCGTAAGGCAGCAATGCG GCACAACTCAACCGCAACAAATGAACGAGATATCGAGCTGTGTGATCTCTGCTCGAATCAACTGCCCGTCTTGTCCACGGCCTTCTACGGTGGAACAAATGCAAATGCAGCAATGCCGCACTTGCCTTGTTAACTGCGTAAGGTCCAGTTCAGGACTGGCCTCTGCTGgtttggacacctttagaaagTCGGGGTGA
- the LOC100178363 gene encoding uncharacterized protein LOC100178363 isoform X2, with product MARKSQKNKENEEQEKQKKIEAVVENYDTEVKAQIEAYRKSVQNVTDNLRKEMQVTLMSIPKHVQEMTLREYCEKYIIEAKSREQGESGNDHVENIEEMTTTSVATSAVKGKSKRVSRAVKGKRGRKKSSLKNPVLATPVAHSGVVQGTPIFKPGLTETCTRTMTPRDISNFQLQLFSSRGSPLHIAANHMSEEMQRKVAEQFANITQGLQRGLP from the exons ATGGCAAggaaaagtcaaaaaaacaaagaaaatgagGAACAAgagaaacagaaaaaaatagaagCTGTTGTTGAAAACTATGACACTGAAG tgaAAGCACAAATTGAAGCTTATCGAAAGTCTGTTCAAAATGTTACCGATAATCTAAGAAAAGAAATGCAGGTTACGCTAATGAGTATTCCAAAACATGTTCAAGAAATGACATTAAGGGAATATTGCGAAAAATATATCATTGAAGCAAAGTCACGGGAACAG GGTGAAAGTGGGAATGACCATGTAGAAAACATAGAAGAGATGACAACTACTTCAGTTGCAACCAGTGCTG TCAAAGGCAAGTCCAAACGTGTCAGTCGGGCTGTTAAAGGAAAAAGAGGTCGAAAAAAG tCTTCATTAAAAAACCCAGTCCTTGCAACACCTGTCGCACATTCCGGGGTTGTCCAAGGTACTCCTATATTCAA ACCTGGCCTGACTGAAACCTGCACGCGCACAATGACACCAAGAGACATCTCCAATTTCCAGCTGCAGTTGTTTTCAAGTCGTGGATCTCCCCTGCATATTGCA GCAAACCACATGAGTGAAGAAATGCAGAGAAAGGTGGCAGAGCAGTTCGCAAACATAACACAGGGACTGCAGAGAGGATTGCCATAA
- the LOC100178363 gene encoding uncharacterized protein LOC100178363 isoform X1 yields MARKSQKNKENEEQEKQKKIEAVVENYDTEVKAQIEAYRKSVQNVTDNLRKEMQVTLMSIPKHVQEMTLREYCEKYIIEAKSREQGESGNDHVENIEEMTTTSVATSAGIIFKGKSKRVSRAVKGKRGRKKSSLKNPVLATPVAHSGVVQGTPIFKPGLTETCTRTMTPRDISNFQLQLFSSRGSPLHIAANHMSEEMQRKVAEQFANITQGLQRGLP; encoded by the exons ATGGCAAggaaaagtcaaaaaaacaaagaaaatgagGAACAAgagaaacagaaaaaaatagaagCTGTTGTTGAAAACTATGACACTGAAG tgaAAGCACAAATTGAAGCTTATCGAAAGTCTGTTCAAAATGTTACCGATAATCTAAGAAAAGAAATGCAGGTTACGCTAATGAGTATTCCAAAACATGTTCAAGAAATGACATTAAGGGAATATTGCGAAAAATATATCATTGAAGCAAAGTCACGGGAACAG GGTGAAAGTGGGAATGACCATGTAGAAAACATAGAAGAGATGACAACTACTTCAGTTGCAACCAGTGCTGGTATAATTT TCAAAGGCAAGTCCAAACGTGTCAGTCGGGCTGTTAAAGGAAAAAGAGGTCGAAAAAAG tCTTCATTAAAAAACCCAGTCCTTGCAACACCTGTCGCACATTCCGGGGTTGTCCAAGGTACTCCTATATTCAA ACCTGGCCTGACTGAAACCTGCACGCGCACAATGACACCAAGAGACATCTCCAATTTCCAGCTGCAGTTGTTTTCAAGTCGTGGATCTCCCCTGCATATTGCA GCAAACCACATGAGTGAAGAAATGCAGAGAAAGGTGGCAGAGCAGTTCGCAAACATAACACAGGGACTGCAGAGAGGATTGCCATAA
- the LOC100182780 gene encoding ras-related protein Rab-3: protein MANSNAVQQQQKDAADQNFDYMFKLLIIGNSSVGKTSFLFRYADDSFTSAFVSTVGIDFKVKTVFRQDKRVKLQIWDTAGQERYRTITTAYYRGAMGFILMYDITNEESFNSVQDWSTQIKTYSWDNAQVTLVGNKCDMEDERVISTERGKQLADQLGFEFFETSAKDNVNVKQVFERLVDLICVKMSESLESDPSLGNANKGTRLTENDQDQAAGNCAC from the coding sequence ATGGCAAACTCCAATGCAGTCCAACAGCAGCAAAAAGATGCGGCAGATCAAAATTTTGACTACATGTTTAAGTTGTTAATTATTGGTAACAGCAGTGTTGGGAAAACCTCCTTTCTGTTTCGATATGCTGATGATTCATTTACAAGTGCATTTGTCTCCACGGTGGGGATTGACTTCAAAGTGAAAACAGTATTTCGGCAAGACAAACGAGTGAAACTGCAAATATGGGACACCGCTGGACAAGAGCGTTACAGGACAATTACTACAGCTTATTACAGAGGGGCGATGGGCTTTATCTtaatgtatgacatcacaaatgaAGAATCTTTTAACAGTGTTCAAGATTGGTCAACCCAGATTAAAACGTATTCTTGGGATAATGCTCAAGTAACGTTGGTTGGCAACAAATGTGACATGGAGGACGAAAGAGTGATTTCAACTGAACGAGGAAAGCAACTTGCTGATCAACTTGGATTTGAGTTTTTCGAAACTAGTGCAAAAGATAATGTAAATGTGAAGCAAGTGTTCGAACGTCTGGTGGACCTCATTTGTGTGAAGATGTCTGAAAGCCTGGAATCTGATCCTTCACTAGGAAATGCCAACAAAGGCACACGTCTGACTGAAAATGATCAAGATCAAGCTGCTGGGAACTGCGCTTGTTGA